One genomic region from Octopus sinensis linkage group LG13, ASM634580v1, whole genome shotgun sequence encodes:
- the LOC115218676 gene encoding small ubiquitin-related modifier 3 isoform X2, with the protein MDSEHVNLKVVGQDGSVVHFKIRKHTALKKLMSAYVERAGVRPGSVRFMFDGQAIGEKDTPSQLEMEDNDTIDVFQQQTGGGTDC; encoded by the exons ATGGACAGTGAACATGTCAATTTGAAAGTGGTTGGCCAGGATGGTAGTGTAGTTCATTTTAAAATCAGAAAGCACACAGCGTTAAAGAAGTTAATGAGCGCCTATGTGGAAAGAGCC GGTGTTCGGCCAGGTTCGGTGCGGTTCATGTTTGATGGGCAGGCAATCGGAGAGAAAGACACACCTTCACAG TTGGAAATGGAAGATAATGACACAATAGATGTGTTCCAGCAACAGACCGGTGGTGGGACAGATTGCTGA
- the LOC115218676 gene encoding small ubiquitin-related modifier 3-like isoform X1 has product MPDDKKVDEVKMDSEHVNLKVVGQDGSVVHFKIRKHTALKKLMSAYVERAGVRPGSVRFMFDGQAIGEKDTPSQLEMEDNDTIDVFQQQTGGGTDC; this is encoded by the exons ATGCCTGATGACAAGAAG GTTGATGAGGTAAAAATGGACAGTGAACATGTCAATTTGAAAGTGGTTGGCCAGGATGGTAGTGTAGTTCATTTTAAAATCAGAAAGCACACAGCGTTAAAGAAGTTAATGAGCGCCTATGTGGAAAGAGCC GGTGTTCGGCCAGGTTCGGTGCGGTTCATGTTTGATGGGCAGGCAATCGGAGAGAAAGACACACCTTCACAG TTGGAAATGGAAGATAATGACACAATAGATGTGTTCCAGCAACAGACCGGTGGTGGGACAGATTGCTGA